The DNA window AGTGATGGGTAATGAGTAATTATTGCCTGTTCTATCCATACAGCCTCGGAATTTCGGTTTCGGGGCTTTTTTTATGATTGATAATTGATAATTGATGATTGATGATTGATGATTGATAGAAGGTAAAATAAATACAGTTTGTATGATTTATATCCCGCTTCTTTAATAGGTCTCATATTAAAAGCGTCAAGGTTATAGTCAGAAAATCTTCCGATTTCCCTGCAATACTCTAATATTCTAGTACTCTCAAACTCTCACACTCCTGATTGCCTAACATCTTTTAACAAACTTTACCTATATTTTACGACTTCTGAACCCCTGTTAGGAATAATAGTTGATTTTTCATAAGTACACCCCGAAATAAAATAGTTATGAAAAAGTTATTGTTAACAGTCATTGGAATAGGAATATTTGCGGTGAGCTGTGGAACCAAAGAATCGACGATGTCAACAAGTGCACGTGATTCGGTAAAGGCAGATAATATGCAAAAAAGCGTAACACCTGCTACAACCGATACGATGACCACTAAGATGACGAATCCTGATAGTATCAAGATGAAAAAGGATTCAGCGGTGATGTCCCCTGTCAAATAGTATTTATATACATTCAATTTAAAATGGAAAATCTGCCGATGAAAGCTCTGCAGATTTTTTGGTTACTATTATTTTATTTTTTTGAATAATGTACCGCCTTGTATACCCATATTGGCTCCATTTACATTTCCTTTATCATCAAGGGTAAAGCTAAAATCAAAATCGGGATTCATTTGTTGTGGTACTTCTTCAGTCAGTTTTGATGAAAATAAATCATATTGCTGATGTACCAGTATAAATTTGAACGCCGGAAAGGTGATATACAGATTATTTTTCTCTTTTGAAATGATAAAGGTTCCATATCCTTTATTTGAATATTCTCCGCAATACGCCTCTAAATCATGAGTTGGCTTTTTATTTTCATTAACAGAAGTGCTTATATTCTTTTCAGGTTTTATAATATCATTCACTTCCATTCCGTATGAGTAAGGTTTATTGTTATCCAGTCCCAACATCCGGATCGTTATCATATTACCGATCGTACTTGCAATATCTGAATTATGTTGATTACTTAATACAACCAGCCCGAACTTTTCTGCCGGGAATAAGAAAACTGCCGAGCTAAAACCTGATACACCGCCTGAATGCCATACTTTATAATGTCCTTTTAAAATCTGTGTAAACCAGCCATATCCATGACCCGATAAAAAGGTCTTCTGATCAGAAGTTACAGGAGGAACACCATCTATCATGGTTTTAGTACTCATGGCATCCGTAGCATATTTTTTTGAGAGAACAACCTGATTTTCAAAAGTCCCGTAATTGAGCCAAAGCCTGATCCAGTTCGCCATATCTGCTGCAGAACTATTGATACCAGCTCCGGGCTTGTCATTGTAAGGCTTCTGAAATAGTACTTTCTCAATATTTTTTTGGTATATCCCGTAAGGATAGGAGAAATCTTTTTGTTTAATCATTTCATCGACTGATGTATTGCTGTTATTCATTTTTAGAGGAATGAATATCTTTTCTTTAATCAGTTCCTCCCAACTTTTATGATTAAGCTGTTCTGCAATTGTTCCCAACATAAGGTATCCGAAATTGCTATATCGCCAACTATTTTTGGGCTCTGCATTTTCTTTTAAAAAAGGAAGCTTTTGCATTAAATCGATACGCTTAGTCGCAGGGAAAAAGATATACGTTCCATCTATACTTCCCAACCCGCTTCTGTGCTCCAGAAGATCCTCAATGGTGATCAAATTATTCATTCTATCCGTAGGAAATGTGAGATAGGGAATATATTTGGAAGGTTTGTCCTGAACTGAAAGCTTTTTCTCATCTTCCAACATCCCAATCAATGCAGATGTAAATGATTTTGTATTGCTTCCAATACCAAAAAGAGTATTGGGCGTTACAGGAAGTTTATTTTCATAGTCTCTGTAGCCGAAGCCTTTAGAATACATTACTTTATCATCCTTTACAATGGCTACAGATAATCCTACGGCTTTATAATCTTTTACAATTGTATTGATTTCTTCATCAAGACCTTTCAGATTTTCTTTTGGTCTCTGACTTGACAGTAAGCTGAAAAACAACAAGTTCAAAATGTACAATACTTTTTTCATATTTTCAATTTGGTATTAGATAGAGACTCGTAGAATAAAGGATTTTCAGTAATTTTTGTTTCTAGGTGATATCGGTGATTTTATAATTAGTAGTGTTATTCCCTTATTTATTACATTAAAAACAATTTTATTTGAATATGTAATTGATTTTTAATAAAAATATCAATATTTTCCTATATTTGACACTAATAAACATCAAAAAAATATTATGAAAAAACTATGGATAGGAGCCGTTCTGGGAATACTTTTTCTGGGAAGTTGTGCTCAAAACAAGGAAAAAAGAGAAGAGTATAAAGATGCTCATGACAAAGATTCTTTAAGAAACAGGATGGGAGATTCTGCGGTAGCCAATTCTGAACCGGCACCGGCAACCCCAAACACTTCCAAATCAAAGACAGACAGCACGACAACAAAGACTAAATAAAATCACAAATCCGCAGAACTTCCGCGGATTTGCACTTAAAAAAACTTGACTGAAAAAAAACCGGGCAATCAACCCCGATTATATTGTTGTGGATACATTCTTGATCCGATATCTTTTTTGAAGATAAAAAGAGGAACCGTGGCTATTTCATGGCAGCGAAATATACACGTGTTCCCTATATAGGTTTCATGGTTTGGCTGTATTTTAATTCTGTTTTAGCTCAGAAAAATCCTTAAGGAAAATAAAAGAATTTACTTGTAGTAAGATGGTACTCATTCCCTGTAAAGCTGCTGCAAAGATATACCAGCAGCCTCTTTACGTAAAATATTAGGTTAGCCATTTTCACGAAAATAGCAAGATAGAATAAGAATAATTATCCTTTTTTAATCATTTTCACGAAAATGAACATTATCAGATTTCCCTTCAGCATCAAGATATTTAATATATGCTGACGGAGAAAAATCAGTAACAGCCTTAAATACAGCGGCGAATTTACTATGTGAAGAAAAGCCACACTCATCCGCAAGGATACTGATTTTATATTGTCTGTACTTTTCATTATTAATCAGTTTATCGACAATATAATTAATCCTTAGACGATTAATATACGTTTTGAAGTCAGCACTTTTATGCTGATTGATTACGTAGGAAAGATATTTCGTATTGGTATTCAGTTCACCCGCCAGAAAAGAGAGAGACATTCCTTTATTGTTATAGAGGTTTCCTTTTTCAAATGCTTCCAGAAGTTCCAGTAATTTTGACTCTGTTTCGGAAGTCATCAGGGAGTCATTTCTTCTTCTGTCTGCTTCACTGTCTTTTTCATCAATTTCTTCCACGGAAATATTAGAAAATTCAAAGTCATTAGGTCGCTTCAAAGATCCGGTAATTGTTATCGGTCTTAGCCGGGTTCTGATCATATTTCTCAACTTTGAGCGTTGTCTTCTTTGCTTTATTTTGAAAAAAATAATTAATCCTACTAAAGAAACAACCAAAAGAACGATTGCTGTATTCTTTGCAACATTCATTGACCCACTCTTTTTATTGTTTTTACCGATTGGGGCATCTGTAATTTTTAAGCCAAATCCCTGGTTATGGGCAGCGATACTATCATACGCTCTTACATATTTCACGGCATACAAAGCAGCTTTAAAATTATCACCGGTTCCTTCATAATAATCATTAATATTAGAGTATACTGCTTTCTTAAGTTTAATGCTACGGGAAGTATCTGCAATTTTTTCTGCTTTTTTAAGATACAATTCTGCATCTTTCCAATTTTCCTGTTTCAGACGAATACCTCCGAGCCCGTTGTAAACCAATCCTAAAATACAACTCCCTTCATTAAGCAGTTTTTCGGCTTTTCGATAATAATTTTCAGCAACGGGATAATTATTAAGTTTAAAATAAACATCTCCCAGCAGCTGATAAGAAGCAGCCACTGTTCGGTCTTCATTCTGACTGTTTATTTTTCCAAAATATTTCAGTGAAACCTCAATACATTTGATCGCCTGAGAATCATTTCCCCGCTCCATTTCATAATAAGCCATCTCCTGATTCAGCAGCCCTGCCATTTCATTACTTTTATATGGATCACTGATTTTCTGAGAAGCATCCAATCCTTTTATAACATATTTTTTTGATCTTTCATGAAGTCCGATCTGTCGGTATTGTTTTGCCAGAAGTCTGCAGATATAGGCAGTTTTTTCCTGATCATTCAATTGGTTGATTAATGAATGGGCATTTTCGCTGTAACAAATTGCTTTCTTAAATTCTCCGGCGTAGTGATAAAGCTCTGAAGAAAGGATCAGGCTTTTCACTTTCTCAGACGGTTTTTGTGCCGACATATATAGAGAATCGGCTATTTTTATAGCTTTTGGTAGGTCTTTATGGGAAGTAACAACAGAAGTTCTTTCGCAGATCTCATCGAAACGGTCTTTCTTCTGCGCCAATATAGGAACTGCTGTAGCAAGTAAAAACAAAAGTTTCAGTAATTTTTTAGGCATAAAAAAACAAATTATTATTTTTATAATAACTCATCATTTTTTCACTGGGTGTCTTTTTGTTTTTTACAAAACTACTAATATTTTAGTTTTAATTAAAATATTCTTCTGTAATTTAATTATTTAACCAAAAATTAGATTTACATTAATTTTAATAATAGGCTTGAAATAATAAATGATCATCTTGTATATTAAACTAAACCTACATTAAAAACAATCTTCCTCAACAATTATTTTCAAATGACGAACTTAATTGTCATCATATTTATTACATTTGTAGTGAATGAATAAAAAGTTTTTATGAAAAAAATAGCAATACTTTCTTCTCTGTTTATAGGAGTTCTGGCGTGGGCACAGGGAATAAAATTTGAAGACAGCAACTTCGCGTCTATCCTTGCTAAGGCAAAAAAAGAAAACAAACTGGTTTTCATTGACGCGTATGCATCATGGTGCGGACCTTGCAAACTGATGGCGAAAAATATTTTCCCATTGCAGGCAGTAGGTGATTATTATAATGCCCATTTTATCAATGCCAAAATTGATATGGAAAAAGGGGAAGGAATTGAATTGGCTAAGAAATACAATGTAAAAGCATTCCCAACCTATCTGTTTATTGATGGAAACGGGGAAGCTATACACAGAACATTAGGATATGTTGAAGAAAAAGATTTCATCGAGTTTGCAAAAGATGCAGAAAATCCTAATAAAAGATTAGTCGCTTTAAAGCAAAAATTCGAAGGTGGTGAAAAAGATCCGGAGTTTCTAAAAAACCTGGCAATGCTTACCATGTATAATGACTCTGATTTTGCAGGTAAGGTAATGAATCGTTATTTCCAGCAAAAACCTACTTTGGATCAGGAAGATATTCAGATGCTTCTTGCAGGAACACAAAGTACGGAAAGCCCTTTGTATAAAATATTTCAGGATAAGAAGGCGGATATTGTAAAAATTCTTCCTGAAGATAAATATGAAAAGTTTGATAAAAATATAAAACTGAATACGGTTGCCAAAAAAGCATATAACGCAGATACCAAAACCTGGAATGACAGCTATTTTATGACTGAAACGCAGAAATTTTTAACGAAAGATGAAGCGGATAAAGTTTTAAAAAGAATGAAAGCCAACAGAGCTTTGAAAAATAAAGATATTCCAACTTATGAGAAATTAATTCTTGAACTTTATCAGGACACTTCTACAGCAAGCTCAGAAGAATTGAATTCACTGGCATGGAATTTCTTTGAAAATGTTGATAATAAAACCTCTTTAGCAAAAGCTGTTACCTGGGCTCAGGAATCAGTAAAGAAGGATCAGAATTTTGCAAACACAGATACGTTAGCTAATCTTTACAATAAGATGGGCGATAAGAAAAACGCAAAATTATGGGCTGAAAAGTCAATTGAACTGGCAAAAACTACAGGCCAGGATTCTACGGATACAGAAAAATTATTAAAAAGTCTTTAAGAGATACGGCATAAAAAGTAAAAACCGCAGAAGTAGTCTTCTGCGGTTTTTTTATTGTGTAAACCACCCCGTCAAAAATTCTTTGAATTTTCGCCACCCCTCCAAAGGAGGGGAATTTTCACGTCTCCAACTGGAATATCAGTGAGATCAAAGGGGTTCTATTTCTTTATTAATATTCAAACAAAACGCTTCCCCAGGTGAATCCGCTTCCAAAAGCAGAAAGAAGTACTAAATCTCCTCTTTTGATTTTCCCCAGCTCAATCGCTTCACTTAAAGCAATAGGAATAGAGGCAGCAGTTGTATTTCCGTATTTCTGAATGTTATTAAAAACTTTTTCATCCGGCAATCCGAATTTCTGCTGAACAAACTGGGCAATTCTTAAATTGGCCTGGTGTGGGATAAACATATCCAGATCTTCCACTGTTTTTCCTGCTTTACTTAAAGCTTCATTCATCGTTTCAGGAAATCTTGTTACGGCATGTTTGAATACAAAGTTTCCGTTCATAATCGGATATACTTCTTTGTTGGTAACATTTTCCGGTTCTTTTCTCATTCTATCACTCCAGCCGAATTTAGAACCCGGGAACTGAGTACAGAGTTCATCGGCGTATTTACCTTCAGAATGCATATTAACGGCCAGTATATCTCCTGCATTTTCATCTTCCGTAGCACAAAGTACAACAGCTCCTGCCCCATCTCCGAAAATGACAGACACTCCTCTTCCTTCATCAGAAAAATCCAATCCGAAAGAATGAACTTCTGCTCCTACGACAAGAATATTTTTATAAAGTCCCGACTTGATAAATGCATTCGCCACACTCATGGAGTACACAAATCCGGAGCACTGGTTTCTGACATCCAAAGCTCCAATGGTATCACAACCTAACATATCCTGAAGTAATACTCCACATCCCGGAAAATAATAATCAGGAGAAAGTGTTGCGAAAACAATATAATCGATATCTTTTGAAGTAAGACCTGCATTCTGAATTGCTTTTTCAGCGGCTTTAAAACCTAAATAGGCAGCGGTTTCCTGAGAGTCATTCCTGTTTTTTCTATGTCTTCTTTCTTTGATGCCCGTTCTTTCTGTGATCCATTCATCATTCGTAGTCATTAGTTTCGCTAGATCATCATTTGTAACAACGTTATCTGGGACATAAAATCCTACTCCCTTTATTGTACTTTTAATCATATAGTTTTTTAATTTTGGCAAAGATAAAATTATTTAAAACATAGTATTTCAAAATATTAGTATTTTTACTTTATGCCAATCGATACGATATACAGAAGCACCCACTGTGAATGGGTAGATGTAGAGGCTCCTACTGCGGAAGACCTTAAATTCCTTCATGAAAGATATGAGATCAACAACCTTCTTCTGGAAGATACCATAGATCCCAATCACCTTCCAAAATATGAAGAAGACGGAAACGTAAAGTTTTTTCTTCTTCGTGAGAGCACAGAGCTGGAAAGAAAAAATCTCAACACCATCAGTGATATCAGTACAAAAATTGCTGTTTTTATTCTGGGAAATACAATTATTACCATTCACAGAATGAAAACAAGAAGTATTTCTGAGACTCAAAAAAAGCTTTCGAACCTACAGCAGGAAACAACTCCTCAAAAAATAGCGTTGATGATTGCCATTCTGATCATGAAAAGTTTTGATGATGAATCGATAAGCCTGCTGGAAACAATGGATAATATTGAAAATGAAATTTTCCTTAAAAATACCAATCATACCAGCCAGATCCGAAGATTATATAAGCTGAAAAGAAAATCAGGGTTGAATTCAAGGGTTCTGATTATTTCGTCGGATGCTATTGATAAATTTAAATTATTAGACCTTCAGGATTCTGAAATTGTGGATTTAAAAGACAAACATAAGGATGTAGTGGCTGATTTTGATCATTTAAATATACAGATCACCAACCTTATTTCAATGTTTCTGGCACTTTCCGATCAAAAAGCCAACCAGGTCATGAAAGTACTGGCCATTTATTCGGTTTACTTTTTACCAATTACCTTTATCGCCGGAGTTTACGGAATGAACTTCGAAAATATGCCTGAATTGCATCATAAGCATGGCTACATTATCACATTGGGAGTGATGGCAACGGTTGTGATCAGTACGTTTATTTATGTGAGACGGAAGCAGTGGTAATTTTACGGCTTTTGAAAAGAAGCTTTTATTACTGACAAGTTCTTACTAATTTAGAGATTGCCCGGCCTTACGGTTTGCAATGACAAAACACCAAACAAAATACTATGAAAACTGAAGATCTTAATAAAATCCTTGAAGACCCTTCCCTTTCCAGGGAATCCAAAGAAAAGCTTCAGGATCTGCATACCCATATTTCCAAAAGGGAATTTTCAGATCTTTTAGATGAGTATGGTCATCAATACGTAGAATTTGTACAGGAAGGCGGAGGTGTTTGGGGAAGTGCGCTGGTAGGCTATCTTTATGGACTGGAAATCTTTGGAGTTCGTTTTCTTAAAGTGGCAGGAACCAGTGCAGGAGCAATTAATACCATGTTGATTGCTGCCTGCAGAACGAAGGAAGAGGCCAAAAGTGATGTGATCAAGGATATCTTATTCAAGTGGGATTTTTCAGATTTTATGGATGGAAAAACGTATGTAAAAACGACGCTCCATGCCATGTTGAATAATAAGAATTTCTTTAAAATCAATGCGATTCTTGCCGTCATTTTTATTGTTATTCTGGTTAGCATTCCTTTTGCTGTTCCTGCAGGAACGATCCTGAACGCCAAATTAATGTTTCTTGTCCCGGTAGTTCCGGCTGTCATTCTCTTTTTTTGTATTAAAAAGCTTTACAATAATTTCAGAAAAGCAGACAGTGGACTTAATCCCGGTGACAAATTTTTGGGTGCCATGAAGAATGCTCTGGATGGCTTTGGTGTAAAAACCGTGGCTAACCTTAACGAAAAATTTATTCAAAAAGAATATGACCTCAATCTGAATTACCGCTATGGAAACAGACAGGAATATTACAACCTCGCCCTACAAAATATTGAAAAGATTAAAACTAAAAACCTTGAGCATATCGACCTGACAAGGTATAAGATCTTTTATGACAGTGCAGCCAACAATTACTATTATAAAGACAATCCGTTTTACCAGTTAAAATCAGATTATGTAATTATCACTACGGATATTAATGCTAAAATAAAGGTTGAACTTCCTACTATGGCCAATCTCTATTGGTCTGAGGAAGAGTTAAAGCACAGTAGCCCGGCAGAATTTGTAAGAGCATCGATGTCGGTTCCTTTCTTCTTTAAACCTTTTCAGAAGGATATTAATAAAAATGATGATTCTGTAAAATATGCCTGGAGATTCTGGATGAATACCAAGCAACAAGATATTAATTCTGTTGGTGTTTTCATTGACGGAGGCAGCATCTCTAATTTTCCGATTGATCTTTTCCATGCAGATGAAGTTTTTCATCCAAGGCTCCCCCTTTTTGCCGTACAGCTTACCAGTGATTCCGGCATTCTTTCGGAAAGAGGTAAAACAAGGGAAGAAATTATGGCTACCCCGTTCAGCTATGCCGGAAATATCATCGATACTTTAAAAGGATTTAATGATAAAACATTCCTGACCAAACATAGTTTTTACAGGCTTTACAGTATCCAAACCGTTAATTGCGGAACCAGCAGCTGGCTGAATTTCTTTATGAAAAAGGAAGAAAAAGAAGATCTTTTCAACAGAGGTTTTCAGGCTGCTTTGGATTTCCTTCATCAATTCGATTGGGAAAAATATAAATATGAAAGAGTAATGCTCTCCATGAAAGAAAAAAAAGTACTGAAAGAAGAGGACACGCCAACGGTGGGGTAAAAACACCCAATCATGCAGTAGTATGATCAGGTATTTTTTTATTAATTGTTTTATAAATTATCAATGAATTCCAAATACATCGGAACACTCTTTTCAACCCATTCATCGGAAGAATTGCGCTCTATTCCATAATATACAAAAGGTTCTATGTAATCTGCCTTGATGTAGTCAAAAGTCAACTCATAAGGTCGGAAAAGCTCATTCATGGTATATTTATATTCTCCTGATGCAGCATAACCGTCTTCATCAATTCCTGCGGTAACTGCTAAGGACATTTTCTTCCCTGCAAGTTTGAACCCGCTGTTACTTCCATATGCCCAGCCATACAAAACAACCTCATCCAGCCATTGTTTCAAAAGTGGAGGACTGCTGAACCAGTAAAAAGGAAACTGAAATACAATTTTATCATAAGATTCCATAAGCTCCTGTTCCTTTGCCACATTAATTTTTCCGTCGGGATAAGCTTTATATAATTGATGAACAGTATAATTTTCCGGAAACTTTTTCAGTTCTTCGATCCATTTTTTATTAATCACGGATTTTTCAATATCCGGATGGGTTACAATAATTAACGTCTTCATTAAGTTTAAATTTTCTACTACAAAATTACGATACGTAACTTACATTCCGTACATTAGCTACCCATTGTATGGTACTATAAAAAATGTAAGTAATGACTAAAATAAAGGAATCATCCACCAATTTTGCCAATAAAAAAGCACTTTCAGACGAGTGCCCTGAAGTATATACTTCCAACATCATCGGTGGACAATGGGCTTTGGCTATCTGCTGTTATCTGGTTAATGGGAAAATGAGATTCGGAGAGCTTAAAAAAAGGCTTCATAATATTACTGAACGTATGCTTACGCTTCAACTTCGCCGTCTGGAAGAAGATAAAATTATCACCAGAACAGTTTTCGCCGAAGTGCCTCCACGGGTAGAATATGAGCTGACAGAAATTGGCTATAAATTGAAACCAATCATTCTTGAATTTGAAAAATGGGGATTAGAACATAG is part of the Chryseobacterium lactis genome and encodes:
- a CDS encoding serine hydrolase — translated: MKKVLYILNLLFFSLLSSQRPKENLKGLDEEINTIVKDYKAVGLSVAIVKDDKVMYSKGFGYRDYENKLPVTPNTLFGIGSNTKSFTSALIGMLEDEKKLSVQDKPSKYIPYLTFPTDRMNNLITIEDLLEHRSGLGSIDGTYIFFPATKRIDLMQKLPFLKENAEPKNSWRYSNFGYLMLGTIAEQLNHKSWEELIKEKIFIPLKMNNSNTSVDEMIKQKDFSYPYGIYQKNIEKVLFQKPYNDKPGAGINSSAADMANWIRLWLNYGTFENQVVLSKKYATDAMSTKTMIDGVPPVTSDQKTFLSGHGYGWFTQILKGHYKVWHSGGVSGFSSAVFLFPAEKFGLVVLSNQHNSDIASTIGNMITIRMLGLDNNKPYSYGMEVNDIIKPEKNISTSVNENKKPTHDLEAYCGEYSNKGYGTFIISKEKNNLYITFPAFKFILVHQQYDLFSSKLTEEVPQQMNPDFDFSFTLDDKGNVNGANMGIQGGTLFKKIK
- a CDS encoding AraC family transcriptional regulator produces the protein MPKKLLKLLFLLATAVPILAQKKDRFDEICERTSVVTSHKDLPKAIKIADSLYMSAQKPSEKVKSLILSSELYHYAGEFKKAICYSENAHSLINQLNDQEKTAYICRLLAKQYRQIGLHERSKKYVIKGLDASQKISDPYKSNEMAGLLNQEMAYYEMERGNDSQAIKCIEVSLKYFGKINSQNEDRTVAASYQLLGDVYFKLNNYPVAENYYRKAEKLLNEGSCILGLVYNGLGGIRLKQENWKDAELYLKKAEKIADTSRSIKLKKAVYSNINDYYEGTGDNFKAALYAVKYVRAYDSIAAHNQGFGLKITDAPIGKNNKKSGSMNVAKNTAIVLLVVSLVGLIIFFKIKQRRQRSKLRNMIRTRLRPITITGSLKRPNDFEFSNISVEEIDEKDSEADRRRNDSLMTSETESKLLELLEAFEKGNLYNNKGMSLSFLAGELNTNTKYLSYVINQHKSADFKTYINRLRINYIVDKLINNEKYRQYKISILADECGFSSHSKFAAVFKAVTDFSPSAYIKYLDAEGKSDNVHFREND
- a CDS encoding thioredoxin family protein — encoded protein: MKKIAILSSLFIGVLAWAQGIKFEDSNFASILAKAKKENKLVFIDAYASWCGPCKLMAKNIFPLQAVGDYYNAHFINAKIDMEKGEGIELAKKYNVKAFPTYLFIDGNGEAIHRTLGYVEEKDFIEFAKDAENPNKRLVALKQKFEGGEKDPEFLKNLAMLTMYNDSDFAGKVMNRYFQQKPTLDQEDIQMLLAGTQSTESPLYKIFQDKKADIVKILPEDKYEKFDKNIKLNTVAKKAYNADTKTWNDSYFMTETQKFLTKDEADKVLKRMKANRALKNKDIPTYEKLILELYQDTSTASSEELNSLAWNFFENVDNKTSLAKAVTWAQESVKKDQNFANTDTLANLYNKMGDKKNAKLWAEKSIELAKTTGQDSTDTEKLLKSL
- a CDS encoding 3-oxoacyl-ACP synthase III family protein; amino-acid sequence: MIKSTIKGVGFYVPDNVVTNDDLAKLMTTNDEWITERTGIKERRHRKNRNDSQETAAYLGFKAAEKAIQNAGLTSKDIDYIVFATLSPDYYFPGCGVLLQDMLGCDTIGALDVRNQCSGFVYSMSVANAFIKSGLYKNILVVGAEVHSFGLDFSDEGRGVSVIFGDGAGAVVLCATEDENAGDILAVNMHSEGKYADELCTQFPGSKFGWSDRMRKEPENVTNKEVYPIMNGNFVFKHAVTRFPETMNEALSKAGKTVEDLDMFIPHQANLRIAQFVQQKFGLPDEKVFNNIQKYGNTTAASIPIALSEAIELGKIKRGDLVLLSAFGSGFTWGSVLFEY
- a CDS encoding magnesium transporter CorA family protein, which produces MPIDTIYRSTHCEWVDVEAPTAEDLKFLHERYEINNLLLEDTIDPNHLPKYEEDGNVKFFLLRESTELERKNLNTISDISTKIAVFILGNTIITIHRMKTRSISETQKKLSNLQQETTPQKIALMIAILIMKSFDDESISLLETMDNIENEIFLKNTNHTSQIRRLYKLKRKSGLNSRVLIISSDAIDKFKLLDLQDSEIVDLKDKHKDVVADFDHLNIQITNLISMFLALSDQKANQVMKVLAIYSVYFLPITFIAGVYGMNFENMPELHHKHGYIITLGVMATVVISTFIYVRRKQW
- a CDS encoding patatin-like phospholipase family protein is translated as MKTEDLNKILEDPSLSRESKEKLQDLHTHISKREFSDLLDEYGHQYVEFVQEGGGVWGSALVGYLYGLEIFGVRFLKVAGTSAGAINTMLIAACRTKEEAKSDVIKDILFKWDFSDFMDGKTYVKTTLHAMLNNKNFFKINAILAVIFIVILVSIPFAVPAGTILNAKLMFLVPVVPAVILFFCIKKLYNNFRKADSGLNPGDKFLGAMKNALDGFGVKTVANLNEKFIQKEYDLNLNYRYGNRQEYYNLALQNIEKIKTKNLEHIDLTRYKIFYDSAANNYYYKDNPFYQLKSDYVIITTDINAKIKVELPTMANLYWSEEELKHSSPAEFVRASMSVPFFFKPFQKDINKNDDSVKYAWRFWMNTKQQDINSVGVFIDGGSISNFPIDLFHADEVFHPRLPLFAVQLTSDSGILSERGKTREEIMATPFSYAGNIIDTLKGFNDKTFLTKHSFYRLYSIQTVNCGTSSWLNFFMKKEEKEDLFNRGFQAALDFLHQFDWEKYKYERVMLSMKEKKVLKEEDTPTVG
- a CDS encoding NAD(P)H-dependent oxidoreductase, coding for MKTLIIVTHPDIEKSVINKKWIEELKKFPENYTVHQLYKAYPDGKINVAKEQELMESYDKIVFQFPFYWFSSPPLLKQWLDEVVLYGWAYGSNSGFKLAGKKMSLAVTAGIDEDGYAASGEYKYTMNELFRPYELTFDYIKADYIEPFVYYGIERNSSDEWVEKSVPMYLEFIDNL
- a CDS encoding winged helix-turn-helix transcriptional regulator is translated as MTKIKESSTNFANKKALSDECPEVYTSNIIGGQWALAICCYLVNGKMRFGELKKRLHNITERMLTLQLRRLEEDKIITRTVFAEVPPRVEYELTEIGYKLKPIILEFEKWGLEHRALVEKESHNKH